TGAGCGTCAGTACCCCAGCACGGACTCCTCCGTACGGGGCTACCTCCGGCACCGCGCGCACGTCGGCCTGGTGTGCAAGGTGCGCACCCAGAGCGTGGGCGGCAACTCCGTCTGGTACCTGACCCGCGCGGAGCGGGGGACCTGGGTCGCGGCGAAGTACGTGACCAACAGCGGCCAGGTCAAGTACTGCAAGGACATCCACCGCACCCGGGTGCAGACGAACCACCCGGCGAAGCACACCGTGGGCTGATGGAGCCCCGGGGAGGCCCGGTCCGGTGCCGCAGCGGCACCGGACCGGGCCTTCGTGCGTCTACCGCCGCCCCGCCACGCCGTCCGGTCCTCCGCCCACACCCTCCCGCCCTCCGCACCCTCCACACCTCTCCACACCCTTCCGTATTACTGGAACGCGTT
This genomic stretch from Streptomyces nigrescens harbors:
- a CDS encoding SH3 domain-containing protein encodes the protein MSTTDILAARGKRLVAGTGALATAVALGATLLAAAPAQATPGPAKPFGVVTAKKGLSERQYPSTDSSVRGYLRHRAHVGLVCKVRTQSVGGNSVWYLTRAERGTWVAAKYVTNSGQVKYCKDIHRTRVQTNHPAKHTVG